CATGCGTAAATTAAATGAGTATAAGGAGATACAAGCATACTGACTCCGCCACTAGTAGCAATAAACATATGCACGTATCAATcttcaaaaatttaaataaatatgaaaaaggGAGAAAGGAAATGTCCAGGATTGACCAGAAAGTAGCGCTAGTAAGCAAAGCAAAGAGACATAGAAGAgttaaaagttaaaactgtTCTCAAATACTGCAAGGATATAGACTTTGAAAACTAAGAAAGACAAACATTAGCATTTTCAGACACAAGCAGATAACAAGTGGAGAAGACTAAATAAAACTAGGAGATATAATCACTGGAACAAAAACAAACTTACACATTTTTACATTACATGTCATGCAGTAAGATGCGTAAGATCCGTAAATTCATTATGCGTCAAATTCATTATGTACAAAGATGCGTAAATTATGGGAATGATCAGAAAGCATGGCTATCCTAAGTATCTGACAAAGAAAACACTTACTGATAATCCAAGACCACAAAGGCTGACAACAGAAACATTTCGCCAATGATCAGGACATTCAGACTCTGTAGCCACCCCATCTGCAACCCCATTGGCAAAATTCGACCTCATCAGCTTCACCAACACCCCCATTCCGCCATCAGTCTGTTGCCCCGATCCCGCCACTTTCCACATCAAAACCCCCTTCAGCGAATCCCTCCTCTTCATCACCCTCATCTCTAAACTCACCGTCTCCATTCCCTCGCCTTCACCGCTCTCCAGATCAAGCTCGGAATCCCCATTTTGCACCCTCTCCGTCAGCTCAACTTCCACAGTGTCCTGCGGCGTCGGCAGGGCGACCATCACCTGCGATTGCAGCTTGAGAGCCACTTGATCCTCGTCGGCGGCGGCGTTCCACTCCAGTTCGATCTTAATCCCTAACTGATCCTGATTGGATTTGGTACTGGCGACAGGGGCGGCGGAagtggaggcggcggcggatgCATCCTCCTGAGAAGAGGGGGATGAGCCCGATAAGGCGGGTGACGACAGCGATGACCTCGGCGATGCGTTATCGATAGTGTCAGCGTCCTGGCCGTAGCTCAATGTGAGGTGGAAGACTTCCGTAGGGCGCTTCCAGCCCAGTCCCCACGACATTGACGCCGATTTAAGATAATGCTACCCTCAAAATGTTTACTTTTCAGTTGCTTCGATTAGTAGCACCGCGATCCAGCGAAATTGATCCAGCAATGCGGATTGGCTGATTCTGCAATCGATTAATTCAATTCACTACGATCAAAGCCGTCTGCATTTCGTACGATACGTATAAGTATAGGAGGATATAGATTACCGAACTTGCTAGTGAGGAAGCTTCTGAGTATATCTAGAAAATCTACTTGTAACGCAATTAGTGTATATGTAGATACAGATACGAAAAAATGCAAAATGGAGCAAATAACAACAGAAGAAAGTTAAATGGGGAGGAAACGTAAGCACTTACAGAACTTTGAGTAATGGGAAGAGTAGTGATGTAAAGAGGAGAGGCTGTCTCTCCATTCTTTTCTTCCTCTTTTTCCTTTGCTGTCATGGTTCATAAATTGGATTTTGGttcctttttttaataataaaaaagaatctAAAATGTAGTTGGATTTTCTTAATTGAAAGAAGATTAGCCCATTTAACAAGCCTGCTAGGCCCATTTATAAGCCCACTCATTTTTCGCTGCAACTTCattggagtatatatatatatactgtaTTTTATTTCTGTGTTACCCGATAAAGTATCCAAGGTCAAAAGTCTTGAGTTCGAGTTCATCATAAGTCCGTAACATCTACCAAGCAACACTTGGTAGTGTCAAACCCACATACGATGTGATGGATTTGGGCAGCAGCAATGTGAACATGAATAAAATGTAATGTCAACTCTATTTGAACATACTTATATAGATTTGTAAATTACTAATGAAATATCTTTTCAAGTTGCAAAGGAATTTTTAAAAGCTCAATTTTACAACAAAAATTTATGCTTCATACAATATAATAAAATCTGGAAagttaaataaaacaaatatatgaCCAAAAAAATATGCTGTAAATTGTGTCTGCAAACTGCATGTCTTTTGCAGAGGACTTGAGTTGAATCACCTTTAAATGTGACCCCTCTTGTTGATTTCATGGTGGAGGAGAGCGTGCATGTAGGCTtacatatatacacacattaGTAATAACAATTTACTGAAAATAGTAAGTAAtatagttttttatttactaaaaTAGAATACTTTTATTATGAAATGTGAACTTTTTGGGAGTGGAGAAGGAGCGCAGTTTGCATGATATGGGCATGGTCCATAGGGCGCTCCTCTTGCTATGATATTCACGTGTAAATCCATATAACATTACCAATGCTTTTGCTCATACATTATCATTCTATATTCTCTTCACAAACcttcttattttaattatttttggcaTTTGATATTTGTGTGCATGATCACAAGTTATTACTCGAGAGTTACCGCATTATGTGTTTACTAAGTTTCATTTTATCGTTTATGATCAAATATTGATTTTAATTGCAATCTCACTTTGAATCGCGGTTGAGGGTATGGCCATAATTCTAAgatgaataataaaattaataattaagaaGAAATTGGGGTGAGCTGGAGCTCAACTTTTCCCAATATTACATTGGAACTAAATTAGGAGGGTGAAATATCCAAATCCCACTTTGGTCAAAAGACCAAAAAAGTGAGGCATATTGATATAAGCGATGTGACTCTTGGAGGTGGCTAATTTACTCACCAACatacatttatatttataaatatgttATTGGCCCATGACCATGaactttaatttttgttttcagTAAATCCTCTCACACGGGATATCATAACGGCCAGttgttgagttttttttttcgaaataaagaaaatgtgTTATGATTTTATAGAAACAAAAGTCATAGTTGTGGCCCTTTGGATACTTTAAGaagtactccatctgtcccgcactacttgcacttatttcctttctgggcgtcctaagttatttgcactctttccatttttagtaacaatttatacctacagccgtaattgttgactttgtctatcactcattccttaatctccgtgcccaaaaggaaaggtgcgagtagtgcgggacggagggagtagtattttagtAATGTCAGTCTTGATTAGTgagtttaataattttttatcatGATGAGAAGAAAATAATAAGGTTAGGGttctattttgatttttgtCATTTGTCTCATATTTTTATCGCACTACCAATCGATGCCAGTTCTCATGCACCCGCCACGTAATGCCTTCTGTTTAGCCCTAACCATCATTGACCATGACCTAAGTCGagtcaaaaatgaaaaatgagtctCTCATTGGACTGAGTGAAGTCATTTATCAAATCGGATAAGCCTACTCGACCGAGTGGTGGAGCAACCCACTTTTATTCAGATGAGTGAGGCAAGTCCAGTCCACAAAGTCTCACTCAGTCAATTGTTTTGAGTTAAAATATTCCACTGGGCTGAGTAGggaattagagcatccacaactcGCGCCGCCCGCGTTCCGCGTTTTGTGCCGGAGGAACGAAACGGGCGCACGACGCGTTGCGGACATGCGTTCCGTGCCCAGGCCGTGCCGTGTGCCGTCgtcgcgagacgcggcacggcctgcgtcgccacgcgcttcggcgacgtggcgcgcccctgcgtcgtgcgtgacgcccactcgcctgcccgcgagtgggcgtcgtcatttatgacgcaataaatctttttttaaaattcaaaatttattaaaataaaaaaaattaaaaaggtgtaaacggtaatattaccgttttatatccgttttttctttttttaaaatttttttactctataaatactcctaattcatcctcatttcacacacaactacacatctattattcccgcttctcgccctcccaatacgcggcctggtggaacggaattgtgcatatggcagcacaacttggccttccgactccccctccacctcgaccgtcttcgggggatgattcgccggtggagtagttttttttattttctttaaatttgtattttaaattatgcaacgtttaattttttagggttttaattgtgtgttttttattttttagaattttaagttgtaattgttttatgttgtgtgttttttaatgaagtgtgtttgttttaattgaattgagttggaaataaaaataaaaaatgaaattgaatgaatagtaatttaaggaacgatCAAGAAACggataaggaacggagggttgcaggttctgttccttagttaaggaatgaagttaaaaagtacagtggggtccgcaaatagtaatttaaggaacggtgggGGAACAGCGTAGTGGAGGCTCTTAGCCGCCTCTTTACTCAGTTTTGAAGCTCAATCATTTCTGGTCTTGAACATGAAGTTCatttttgttatgtttttaGCCTCCCTGTTTATGGGGAACTACTTCTTTTAAGATTTTAGGGTTAGAAAGTAATTATCTCTAATGTCGATTGTTGGTATAACATTAgtaacttattttattttaattattctagTACTGCTACTTTTAACTGTTAATTGTTCACAACTTTGATTTGTCTATGTATTCTTTgttccaagttacttgagtcgtattctatTTTGGATTATCTTAAGgtagttaagtcatttttttttggtaaaaacttTACCCTCGCTCATATTTTACTCTATCTTCATCTTCCTTTATTTAATCTCTTGTTTtactttctccactttaacttttaacacatcaatttcttaaatttcatgtccaaaagaaatgtctcaacaACGGAGGGAGCATGTGTTTATGTGAGATTCGAAAAATGAGTGTTGATGCATGTTCAAAATTATTTACggtttatatttataaaatcgaAAAGCTTTAGATTTGATCTAATGATAGGAATTTTTGTAACCTTGGACTTGCAAAGACTAATCATAAGACGATATGAATTGTTATATATTTGGAATTCTATTTAGATTTtacaaataaaaccaaaaaaaaaataattttattttccacACAATTTCCAATTAGTTTATTCTTAGGATAACGTAAACAGAGTATGCCAACTGTCAAAGTAAAATTTGAATTGTAAGTAGTAACATTGGGATAAATAGAAAACTCATACAAACaatattacattttttttcatattattaCAAAAAGTCTGAAGTTTGAATTGTAAGTAGTAACATTGGGATAAATAGAAAACTCATACAAACAGTATTACATTTGTTTCATATTATtacaaaaagtttgaagtttaaATTGTAAGTAGTAACATTGGGATAAACAGAAAACTCATACAAACAGTATTACATTTGTTTCATATTATtacaaaaagtttgaagttgataaaaatcatacaaaaagtttcattcgTGTTTCAATTTATTACATTCTGTTATGTGTTTAAACGGTGTTCTCTTTGTCTATGTGAAGTATAAAATGTTTCATCAGTATTTCATGTTGGTACAAAAAGCTTTTTTATTGTTTCATATTGGtacaaatttttttatcattgtttCATGGTTTGTACGTCATACAAGTAAAAAGTTAACACCGTTTAAAcacatactcccttcgttcgaTAGTAATGGAAGTTTTTTttccggcacggagattaagaaaaattgtgttaggtgagttaagtaaaaggagaataaattggaaaatgaaaaatatagagagatgaagagagaaaaaaataagagagagtaaagtaagtgtagaaaaatgtgttgacttttactaaaaaatgaaataattctattactatagaacgtactaaaatggcaaaatgactctattactatggaacggagggagtataacggaatgtactaaattgaaatatgaaagaaactttttgtatgatttatgtcAATTTCAAACCTTTTATATTGATATGAAACACTATTGATACATTTTATATGAGTTTTGTATTTATCAATAACTTTTGTAGTGCTATATGTAAATTAATCAGATACTATACATTATCATTATATAAACTCTCGCTACCACCTCATGAATTTGGCgccatcttcctcttcttctccgtCTTCCCACCACCTGCACTTTCTCACTCTAACCACCACTCCAAAATTTGCAATGGAGAAATATTCCCAGTACTCGTTATCCACCCTTCTCTGCGGGGAAGATGAATCCTGTTTCGACCATTTCAAAGACGAAtgcttcaatttcaatttctctCCAGTCTCCGATTTTGATTCTGAATACATCCGAATGTTAATCCGAAAGGAAACCATCTTCCAATCGAAATATTCAGCACAAATTGAAGGAATCCGTTGGAAGCGCCGCGACGTCGTCAATTGGATTCTCGATGTCTGTTTTTCCACCATGTTCTGTTAATTGGCAGTTCCGATTAATAGAGTATTTCTaggtttttttaaaatttgtcttcttttttttttgacagAGAAGGGTTCATTTCGGATTTCATTGCCGTACGGCCTATATCTCTTTGTTTTACTTGGATCGATTCCTTTCTAGAAGATCAATTGATGTAAGtttgattttatcatttttttaatagaatTGAACTTATTATAATTATCATTTTGTGATTTGGAAATGAAATCGGTGTGAATTCGTAGAAGGAGGAATCATGGGCTATGCGATTGCTCTCTATTGCGTGTTTGTCTCTGGCTGCAAAAATGGAGGAAAACGAAGCTCCTTCGTTATCCGAATATGATGCAGATGAATACAGCTTCAATGGAGACGTGATTCAGAAAATGGAGCTGCTGGTATTGAATACATTAGAATGGAAGATGAGCTGCATCACTCCATTTACTTATCTTAACTATTTCGCCTCTTTGTTCTGCTCCG
This DNA window, taken from Salvia splendens isolate huo1 chromosome 18, SspV2, whole genome shotgun sequence, encodes the following:
- the LOC121776462 gene encoding cyclin-D5-1-like, with translation MEKYSQYSLSTLLCGEDESCFDHFKDECFNFNFSPVSDFDSEYIRMLIRKETIFQSKYSAQIEGIRWKRRDVVNWILDRRVHFGFHCRTAYISLFYLDRFLSRRSIDKEESWAMRLLSIACLSLAAKMEENEAPSLSEYDADEYSFNGDVIQKMELLVLNTLEWKMSCITPFTYLNYFASLFCSEFRLNRAVELIFAIMLEINVTDHRPSVVAAAAVLAAGRDHNLTNKMLEMKIDDVPIPSWGEVEKEQTLSCYSLLQEIGMSKSNDDWMKRSSRKRSLECIDGDQDCPPPKTPKQ